DNA sequence from the Euwallacea fornicatus isolate EFF26 chromosome 15, ASM4011564v1, whole genome shotgun sequence genome:
GCTGTGGTTGTGGTTTTTGGAAGACGTCCAATTGCTATTAGAAGGTGAGAAAATGGAGGTAAgcatttttaagtgaaaatgatttaattgtttcttgtTGCAAAAACTCCCTAAATTGGTTAagtagaaaacaaaaatgcaagcgcgtgataaaataaaatgtgctgctttggataaaaaaatcattctgaaAATAGCAAAATTCACGGAATTTGCGTTACTGCAATCCTGGAGGTGTAGTGATGTAAAGCTCTGATAAAACACGCATCTAGAACCTTCCTAAAATTTGAGTATTCACAATTTTCCTGAAACCAAACTTATGGATTTATCATTGAAAAGATTTCCTGCTTAGAgcgatgataaaaaaaaatgcctatttttaacgtttttgccCCCTTGGATACAAGAGCCACTTTGGCGCTTAAGCAAATACCTAAAGTTACTTCAGTCGACAGGTAAACGTGAAAGAAAAGCAGAGGTAAACTGCCTCTAAACGCCCCAGGAGTTCCGCAATTAGATCCGAGAGCTGAAACGTTGTGAAGCTTCAGCAGGTGTTTTGAATTCCGAGTCTCCCGTTTCGCTCGAGCCACAAAATAATCATTTACATATATATCGAAAAATTATAGTTCCCAAAAGTTTGATTCGCCATCTAATTACGGAAATCTGGCTTTTTCCATCGCTGTGTCCATAGCAAAGAAAAACCCAGATCAATCATCCGCTGTCAACCTGTTGAGCAATTTAGACTCATCAATCAAAATACAACTCATCAGGATAATGATAAAAGAagttaagttttaaataaattgacaaaaaccataatacgaaaaaaaaatctgcggCACCTAGTTAGGAGGCTCTTTCtgacattttttgtttctcaCTCTCTTAATCTTAATTCAGCctttaattttgaacaaaatccgGAGACGAAAAGTTTCAGCCTAGTCCAAAAAGACCTGTATTCCAATGAAACTGCGGCCTTTggcttaattaattttaatttctctcTAATTTTGCTCTCAGTGTTGCTTTTACTACATTTCCAAGCCCTGTACAGCTCGGATAGCTGGGAACGTTAAGAAAAGCTTTTAATCCGGATTTTAATACTCAATCTAAGGTcagagaataataattataacgCACTTTCATTACAACGAGAGTATATGACAAAGAGAATTTTTGGGCCTAATTTAAATGTGTGGAAAAGGAAGTCACGGCTTAGATTTTGGCTTGATTCGTAAACAAATTGCAGGAGGGCtctgaatggaaaaaaactttcttagAGAAAAAAGTACGttaacagaaaaaaacttaTCCATGTATTTACATTCGCCATtctaagaagaaaattaaatttttgatggtaaaaattaaactcaGCGGTCCTTTAATATCCTGCAGCGAGactttcaattttactttccGTTTCTTCACGCAAAAAGCCCTGTTCAGTGTTGGGACgtgaaaaacattaaaaatgtattaaaatttacgaaaaaaccATCATTAAATTGCTGTCAAAATGTGACAGTTTCGAGAATTTCAAGAACTCGTTGTAGCAACAGCTGACAAGCAAAAATAATTGCAATGATGAGATGTGATTGGTTATGGTTGTATACAATACAATGTCCTGGAATTCTCAAATTTCCTGATAACTGAGACTGAAACCCATCGACTGGTCTCAATTGCTAACTACTGCAGAAGGTGTGGAACAACAATGGTAAAGTGCATAAGTTGTGTCCACATACCTCGTCCcatttaatgaatttctcCCCGTTGATCAGCGCCTTAGGGACCTCAATAGGCTTGGTGGAAACGTAGGTATGCAAGGGGGGCCCTGCCCCTGCCATCGCACCGACGAAAAACTACCGGAAAAATTGAGGAACTATCTTCTTCAGCCCAACATTTTGCATTGACCAGAATATCGGACCGTCTCTCTATCTGCGGCTCACACGAACGCGCCCCGTAAATACACAGACATAGCGACGTTTTCCAGGGTCGCTTCGAGCTACGTTTCTCCACGGTTTAAGCGATATTTTCCGACTGGTTTTCCACGAAAATAACCATCTTCGCCTGCTTTTCGCTGTATGTTCACTCCGGGCTTGTTGCTCCGCTGCTACTTCCTGAATTAGCGGCGTTGCCAAGTTGCTGCGAAGTGTCCGCAGGATTTTCCTACTTCAGATGAAGCTTAGTGAGGCAGTTGGGGAGAGTGAGGTGTATTAGGCAGCAGTGGCAATTTTAAGGATTGCCGCGACGTGCGCGCATGCTGAAGCGGTTCCGTGACGTGCCATTGTTATCGCTTATAGGGGATTTGCAATGGTTTGTTTGGCGACCTCCGATTGAATTCCTTgataaaatagtaattaattgacttttttataGGCTTCAAACTCTATCGCCGACTTTGgtgtttcattttatttatcaagAGGTAACAAACAGACTCTTCTTTATTAGAAAGAGGCTCTTTAGCTTTATCACAAAATTAATCCTAACACTTATGCTAGCGTTTTACCACCACACAACTTAATAGTTCCCAATAACTTCCAACAAAGCCAAACCCGCATATATCGTTAAAGTAAACACCCCATACACAAGAGTAAAAGCTCCTTTTACAGCCAATCCCAACCATGGACTCAACCCCAGAAGGGCAATTAAAGCCTCTAATAATAGGGGCTTGTAACAacttattattaacaaaattgtcactacagtttttaaattcttattcAAGTTGTGCCTTGACCACAACCATACCAGGGTGGCAGTGGCAATGTGTTGCACTAGGAGTATATTTGATTCAAGGCATTTTTGGACGTAGATCCAGTCAAACTCAGCTCCTCTTGCTCCCACCCAAAGCAACAATGCTCGAGACAATATAACCTGAAAAAAACACtcttaaaaaaacttctaaaatatCTTTGGCCTTTAACAAACTTCTGCAGTAGCCCATCCAATGCCTGCAGTAAGAACTTTGCTGTGCCCCTTGCCCGGGATTCCGCTAAGTACAAAATAGAGACCTACCAAATCAGCTAAATCTACTGTGTATTTAAGGAACTCCTATAAGtatacagttaaaaaaaataaatttttatatgttaaAAACATGAAGAAGTACCCCAATAATGTCACTGCCAAGGTCTGCAACATTGTCAGGAAAAAAGGTGGCTAACACCATCATTTTGGCTAACTGGGTGAACATATATATCATACCCGCTTGAACACATTTCCAGAAGGCTCCGTATTCGGATCTTAgccaagaaaaattaaaaattagatgCGAATTTGGGGGCAACAAAATCCAACTTACAAGCCTGACTGTTTATATGCCAGATAATAAGGAACGTACACAAGGGCTAAGCAATTTCCGAAATGGTATAACGTCATTTTAGTGTtagaatttgttattttattaatattttcaagtttacTTAACTCtattaatattgatatttttcaattttacttaacagaatttttttagcaaataaagTGAGGTTAAAATGAACTGACAGTGACATTTGTTCTACCTTTGAAACAATATGGCGATTGATTTAGGTGTTGGCatttaaacattgaaattgttttaattttttcataattttattatgaaaatcgGGAATTTGCAAAACATCAAATAGTTGCTCAAAAAATAAGTGATTATAGAATTTCATGGACATGTTTAACGTGAAGCAGAGAACCTGGGCTTgagtatattaaatattaattttaatactatttttttatggcTATGTTAGTTAAGAAAACCTCAGATGGCgcagtttttattcaaaataataaatcaataaacaaaGACAAAACATAATCGTTTTCGTTCCTCTCATTGCCAAGATCTATAGGAAAGACAAAGATAcatataattttgtaaatttcgctaaaataaatgaatattattatCGAGCAAACGCCTGACGTCAGTGATGAAGTGGCTTCCATG
Encoded proteins:
- the LOC136343749 gene encoding BOS complex subunit TMEM147; translation: MTLYHFGNCLALVYVPYYLAYKQSGLSEYGAFWKCVQAGMIYMFTQLAKMMVLATFFPDNVADLGSDIIGEFLKYTVDLADLVGLYFVLSGIPGKGHSKVLTAGIGWATAEVILSRALLLWVGARGAEFDWIYVQKCLESNILLVQHIATATLVWLWSRHNLNKNLKTVVTILLIISCYKPLLLEALIALLGLSPWLGLAVKGAFTLVYGVFTLTIYAGLALLEVIGNY